In Spirochaeta thermophila DSM 6578, the following proteins share a genomic window:
- a CDS encoding aldose 1-epimerase, whose protein sequence is MKRFSLDCGVEVVRLEGERCAVEVIPGLGGMVRQMWWVFEGEAHRLLVEDAAEELLANPWFRGRLLFPFNDRIPGGVYRFEGREYAFPCTEGDDALHGFLWQRAMRVRGSGETGDGEWLECEYVTDGSDRGYPFEVGLRVRYEVGGGGLSLRAHVWNAGGVAAPVSMGWHPYVSPEAGMQVDDLVLRIPAEAVLEVDERLLPTGRILPVDGTRWDFRAGRRLGSTPCDMGFFLSGKERMIAVSADRYRLIMRLGGIFSYVQVFVPPQRDGVAVEPVASLTDGFNRPEWGAPVLKPGEHRWGEVLIRAER, encoded by the coding sequence ATGAAGCGTTTTTCTCTTGACTGCGGTGTGGAGGTGGTGAGGCTGGAGGGTGAGCGTTGCGCAGTGGAGGTGATTCCCGGGTTGGGGGGTATGGTGAGGCAGATGTGGTGGGTCTTCGAGGGGGAGGCCCACCGGCTCCTCGTGGAGGATGCGGCTGAGGAGCTCCTCGCGAACCCCTGGTTTCGGGGGCGGCTTCTCTTTCCGTTCAATGATCGTATTCCGGGTGGTGTGTATCGCTTCGAGGGGAGGGAATACGCATTTCCGTGCACCGAAGGAGATGATGCGCTTCACGGTTTCCTCTGGCAGAGAGCCATGAGGGTGAGGGGGAGTGGGGAGACGGGAGATGGGGAATGGCTGGAGTGCGAGTACGTCACCGATGGGTCGGACAGGGGATACCCGTTCGAGGTGGGGCTCCGTGTGAGGTACGAGGTGGGGGGAGGCGGGCTCTCTCTGCGTGCCCACGTGTGGAACGCGGGAGGTGTCGCGGCGCCCGTGAGCATGGGGTGGCACCCCTATGTCTCTCCAGAGGCCGGGATGCAGGTGGACGATCTGGTGCTCCGGATTCCTGCAGAGGCCGTGCTCGAGGTGGACGAACGGCTTCTCCCTACGGGGAGGATACTTCCGGTCGATGGGACGCGGTGGGATTTCAGGGCGGGGCGAAGGTTGGGCTCGACCCCCTGCGACATGGGCTTCTTTCTTTCCGGGAAGGAGAGGATGATCGCGGTTTCCGCGGACAGGTATCGCCTCATCATGCGCCTCGGGGGGATCTTCTCCTATGTCCAGGTCTTCGTGCCGCCTCAGAGGGATGGGGTTGCGGTGGAACCGGTGGCGTCGCTCACGGACGGCTTCAATCGTCCGGAGTGGGGCGCGCCCGTCCTCAAGCCGGGGGAGCACAGGTGGGGAGAGGTGCTGATAAGGGCGGAGAGGTGA
- a CDS encoding ABC transporter substrate-binding protein translates to MKRVLCLVLTLFLLAGTIFAGGKQEGAAAGKVTLDVLAYGDAANVEGQQWISIVEGFMSENPDIEIKYELLYDEAYHQKRTARIAAGDVPDLAYLGADARWGKDWMEAGLLVDHRKWLDPGYYDLSLIPPMGPNGEVWYVPLGTSNITTVLYMNRALVEQLGFSAPKTYEDLVAMVPTARAKGLNVVEIAGADGWVWGSCLMSGVVGRITGDPTWVQKAVKGEKKFTDPEFVASLALLKKMVDDGVISSKCLLVNYGTALSNFNNQKALFMIDGQWRAGGIDPTLAENVELLPIPKLPGEKPNVAGSAAAAISVGYGLTKAGADDPAKREAGLRFLQYFNSPMWVEQRLRDGAIVAPILKNFPLPDDLPTIVKRKVVFAQGVKVITDVIDAHLSGAANDALNAGMQKIVGGQATAEEVAAQVEKLARQ, encoded by the coding sequence ATGAAGAGAGTGTTGTGCCTCGTGCTTACCCTTTTCCTGCTCGCGGGAACGATCTTCGCCGGCGGGAAACAGGAAGGGGCGGCGGCCGGCAAGGTCACGCTCGACGTGCTCGCATACGGTGATGCGGCCAACGTGGAGGGACAGCAGTGGATCAGTATAGTGGAGGGATTCATGAGCGAGAATCCCGACATCGAGATCAAGTACGAGCTCCTCTACGACGAGGCGTATCACCAGAAACGGACGGCTCGTATCGCAGCCGGTGATGTGCCCGATCTCGCCTATCTGGGCGCCGATGCGAGGTGGGGAAAGGACTGGATGGAGGCGGGCCTTCTCGTGGATCACAGGAAGTGGCTCGATCCCGGGTACTATGACCTGAGCCTCATCCCGCCCATGGGGCCCAACGGCGAGGTATGGTACGTGCCGCTCGGCACCTCCAACATCACCACGGTCCTCTACATGAACCGTGCCCTGGTGGAGCAGCTCGGCTTCTCCGCACCCAAGACCTATGAGGATCTCGTCGCCATGGTGCCTACCGCCCGGGCGAAGGGCCTCAATGTGGTCGAGATCGCAGGGGCCGATGGATGGGTGTGGGGCTCCTGTCTCATGTCGGGGGTCGTGGGCAGGATCACCGGCGATCCCACCTGGGTGCAGAAGGCGGTGAAGGGCGAGAAGAAGTTCACCGATCCCGAGTTTGTCGCCTCTCTCGCGCTGCTGAAGAAGATGGTGGACGACGGGGTGATCTCCTCCAAGTGCCTGCTCGTGAACTACGGAACCGCCCTCTCCAACTTCAACAACCAGAAGGCGCTCTTCATGATCGACGGGCAGTGGAGAGCTGGTGGTATAGATCCTACCCTTGCCGAGAACGTAGAGCTCCTTCCGATTCCCAAGCTTCCTGGTGAGAAGCCCAATGTGGCCGGCTCCGCTGCAGCCGCCATCTCGGTGGGGTACGGTCTCACCAAGGCCGGGGCTGATGACCCTGCGAAGCGCGAGGCGGGACTCAGGTTCCTCCAGTACTTCAACAGCCCGATGTGGGTCGAGCAGCGACTCCGAGACGGTGCCATCGTGGCCCCCATTCTCAAGAACTTCCCGCTTCCGGATGACCTTCCCACCATCGTGAAGAGGAAGGTGGTCTTCGCCCAGGGCGTGAAGGTGATCACCGACGTGATCGACGCTCATCTCTCGGGTGCCGCCAATGACGCCCTCAACGCAGGGATGCAGAAGATCGTGGGCGGCCAGGCCACGGCGGAAGAGGTGGCTGCTCAGGTGGAAAAGCTCGCCAGACAGTAA
- a CDS encoding SIS domain-containing protein — MKRRQEYMRFSLVKEMAETPEVIRRFPVDEVREEFSWVAERERLLLTGEGSSRIFPAGNVRASLLREGSPVRVEVEGAMQAREYALDGWGVFVASNSGKTAEGVRLLASLREKAQDVVVGAVVGRKDSPIGKGADAVYELRCGPEEAVAATKSVVEQAFFYDVILRGEKAAARREELADLVDEVFWMELPEELIRPLVGAPVLYFGGRNNGVAEELTLKTNEITRKKSDYLEGTYAVHGIEEVMSPEEVVVLIDPFEEEEEKFASVLEEGVGVKVLAIAHRETRFPTILLPRVEQGFAPYLQLVAGWNLLVEVGVRSGIHLDKPQRARKVGNEFVG; from the coding sequence ATGAAACGCAGGCAGGAGTATATGCGGTTTTCTCTCGTAAAAGAGATGGCAGAGACCCCGGAGGTCATCAGGAGGTTTCCGGTGGACGAGGTGCGGGAGGAGTTCTCGTGGGTGGCGGAGAGGGAGCGCCTCCTCCTCACAGGCGAGGGCTCTTCCCGGATCTTCCCCGCAGGGAATGTGAGGGCCTCGCTGCTTCGTGAGGGGAGCCCCGTGAGGGTGGAGGTGGAAGGGGCGATGCAGGCCCGGGAGTATGCCCTGGATGGGTGGGGGGTCTTTGTGGCTTCCAACTCGGGGAAGACGGCAGAAGGGGTGAGGCTCCTCGCTTCGCTCCGTGAGAAGGCGCAGGATGTGGTGGTGGGTGCGGTGGTGGGGAGGAAGGACTCCCCCATAGGGAAGGGAGCGGATGCGGTGTACGAGCTCCGGTGCGGCCCGGAAGAGGCGGTGGCGGCGACCAAGTCGGTGGTGGAGCAGGCCTTTTTCTACGATGTGATTCTGAGGGGCGAGAAGGCTGCCGCTCGAAGGGAGGAGCTCGCGGATCTCGTCGATGAGGTCTTCTGGATGGAGCTTCCTGAGGAACTGATCCGGCCTCTCGTGGGAGCCCCTGTGCTGTACTTCGGCGGTCGGAACAACGGGGTGGCGGAGGAGCTCACCCTCAAGACGAACGAGATTACCCGGAAGAAGTCGGACTACCTCGAGGGTACATACGCGGTCCATGGGATCGAAGAGGTGATGAGTCCCGAAGAGGTGGTGGTGCTCATCGACCCCTTTGAGGAGGAAGAGGAGAAGTTCGCCTCCGTGCTCGAGGAGGGGGTGGGTGTGAAGGTGCTCGCCATCGCGCACAGGGAGACCCGTTTTCCCACGATTCTGCTTCCCCGGGTGGAGCAAGGGTTCGCTCCCTATCTCCAGTTGGTGGCAGGGTGGAATCTCCTCGTGGAGGTGGGGGTGCGGTCGGGTATACATCTCGACAAGCCACAGAGAGCACGTAAAGTCGGAAACGAATTCGTGGGGTGA
- a CDS encoding glycoside hydrolase family 9 protein codes for MRRVFISHAGYPKEGAKYVVVESDVPVEGMFRVVDTRGKVVYEGRFDRPVKVSGWRRGWFARGEFSEVREPGEYAVCLEDGIRSEYFPIAEDFPSLFLEDIVFYFRGQRCSGVYDRKDRSVPLYGSDRKVDVHGGWYDASGDFSKYLSHLAYTNYMCPQHTGLVVWSFLHGYELLSARGFPRFSLERVKEEALYGADFLVRMQDPEGFFYLTVFDRWSHDPEQREVCSYETQHGIKTADYKAGFRMGAGAAIAALARASLLGEASDYSPEEYLAVAERGFSHLLVHNAEYLPDGKENIIDEYCALLAAVELYRATGKETYRKAAEEFFSRLEGRLTPEGVLMADEGGQRSFFHAVEAGFPYVSVLRMREVLREDGVLVERAEEFIKRALAAELARSREVPNPFGYPRQYVKLPGKEGRVQFFVPHENESGYWWQGENARLASLAAASFWAVGEGMGGGELRTYGEAPIYWILGLNPFDVCMMQGKGRHSPPYERGFPNAPGGICNGITSGVDDEEDIAFLPEPYASDMAHRWRWAEQWIPHAAWFFLALSIYAHYGG; via the coding sequence ATGCGACGAGTGTTCATCTCACACGCAGGGTATCCAAAAGAGGGGGCGAAGTACGTGGTGGTGGAGTCTGATGTGCCTGTGGAGGGGATGTTCCGGGTGGTGGATACGAGAGGAAAGGTGGTGTACGAGGGAAGGTTCGATCGCCCGGTGAAGGTGTCGGGGTGGAGGCGTGGGTGGTTCGCGAGGGGTGAGTTCTCCGAGGTGAGGGAGCCCGGTGAGTATGCGGTGTGTCTCGAGGATGGGATACGCTCGGAGTACTTTCCCATTGCCGAGGACTTCCCTTCGCTCTTCCTCGAGGATATCGTCTTCTACTTCAGAGGCCAACGGTGCTCGGGGGTGTACGACAGAAAGGATCGGTCGGTGCCTCTCTACGGTTCGGATCGGAAGGTGGACGTCCATGGGGGCTGGTACGATGCATCCGGTGATTTCAGCAAGTATCTCTCCCACCTTGCCTACACCAACTACATGTGTCCTCAGCACACAGGCCTTGTGGTATGGTCGTTTCTCCATGGCTATGAGCTCCTTAGCGCCAGGGGGTTTCCCCGTTTTAGCCTCGAGAGGGTGAAGGAGGAGGCCCTCTACGGGGCGGACTTCCTGGTGCGGATGCAGGATCCTGAGGGGTTCTTTTACCTTACTGTGTTTGACAGGTGGTCGCATGATCCTGAACAGCGAGAGGTGTGTAGCTACGAGACCCAACATGGTATAAAGACTGCCGACTACAAGGCGGGGTTCAGGATGGGGGCAGGGGCGGCGATCGCCGCTCTCGCTCGGGCCTCTCTCCTCGGGGAGGCGTCGGACTACTCACCTGAGGAATACCTTGCTGTTGCCGAACGGGGATTTTCACACCTGCTGGTTCATAACGCAGAGTATCTTCCTGATGGGAAGGAGAACATCATCGATGAGTACTGCGCTCTGCTTGCGGCGGTGGAGCTCTATCGAGCGACGGGTAAGGAGACGTACCGGAAGGCGGCCGAGGAGTTCTTCTCACGGCTCGAGGGACGGCTCACTCCGGAAGGAGTACTCATGGCGGACGAGGGGGGCCAGCGGTCGTTCTTTCATGCGGTGGAGGCGGGATTCCCGTATGTGAGTGTGCTCCGGATGAGAGAGGTTCTGAGGGAGGATGGAGTCCTGGTGGAGCGGGCTGAGGAGTTCATAAAGCGGGCCCTTGCCGCCGAACTGGCGCGAAGCCGAGAGGTGCCCAACCCGTTCGGCTATCCCCGTCAGTACGTGAAGCTTCCCGGCAAGGAGGGACGGGTGCAGTTCTTCGTCCCTCACGAGAACGAGAGCGGCTACTGGTGGCAGGGGGAGAACGCACGCCTGGCCTCCCTCGCGGCTGCGTCCTTCTGGGCTGTCGGCGAGGGGATGGGGGGCGGGGAACTCCGGACCTATGGCGAGGCGCCGATCTACTGGATACTGGGGCTCAATCCCTTCGACGTGTGCATGATGCAGGGGAAGGGGCGTCACAGTCCTCCCTATGAGCGAGGTTTCCCCAACGCGCCGGGAGGGATCTGCAATGGGATCACCTCCGGGGTGGACGATGAGGAGGATATCGCCTTCCTCCCCGAGCCGTACGCCTCGGACATGGCGCACCGGTGGCGGTGGGCGGAGCAGTGGATACCTCACGCGGCGTGGTTCTTCCTTGCCCTCTCGATATATGCACACTACGGAGGGTAA
- a CDS encoding family 20 glycosylhydrolase — protein MEEKILRRLVHRPRRLVVRGGVLEVPAGEWTGLEGGRCGPPPAGPVSFTRSSGLPPEGFRIAVGAGGISIEAGGDPGAFRAVQTLRLLADREEGGTVRVPFVELEDWPDLPRRGLMIDVSRDKVPRLSTLFWIVDVCALLGLNELQLYTEHTFAYRGHERVWKDAGAYTPEDVSRIVSYAAERGITVIPNQNSLGHMERWFAHPEYRILAEKPEGFMDPWGVWRGIPTTLCPVDERVFPFLEDLFSQLFPLFPAGLCNVGGDEPFEFGVGRSAEEVKRKGAARVYLSYMLRLKGIVERFGKRMQMWGDFVLSHPEILGELPRDVEVADWGYEADYPFERNAVLLAEAGIPFSTCVGTSCWLSLGGRWPNARENMRRGIRAAAAHGGKGALLTEWGDQGHFQQWVTMLLPLVAYALASWHTSVLDDVEEWEDETTRVLSSHVYGDPSGALAEAHLLLSSLPTIEKAHFHNSSPFAVLLIDHVYPYYRKEYPRLASMSFDEDREQIERASSLIAGVEGGGILGDELDFTARMLGFAVEFARHFLATPDFSVVEIPREVRRSLAEHLDALLFEYEVRWKLRNREGGFEDSVGRLRALRSVLMH, from the coding sequence ATGGAAGAGAAGATCCTGAGACGGCTCGTCCATCGGCCGAGGCGTCTGGTGGTGAGAGGGGGTGTGCTGGAGGTGCCGGCCGGCGAGTGGACGGGGCTCGAGGGGGGGCGGTGCGGCCCGCCCCCTGCCGGGCCTGTCTCGTTCACCCGATCCTCCGGCCTTCCCCCTGAGGGGTTCCGGATCGCGGTGGGCGCGGGGGGAATCTCGATCGAGGCGGGGGGCGATCCAGGGGCCTTCCGTGCGGTCCAGACCCTGCGGCTCCTCGCCGATCGGGAGGAGGGTGGCACGGTACGGGTGCCGTTCGTGGAGCTGGAGGACTGGCCGGATCTTCCCAGAAGAGGGCTCATGATTGACGTAAGCAGGGACAAGGTGCCGCGGCTTTCCACCCTTTTCTGGATTGTCGATGTGTGCGCCTTGCTCGGCCTCAACGAGCTCCAGCTCTACACCGAACACACCTTTGCGTATCGGGGACACGAGCGGGTCTGGAAGGATGCGGGCGCCTATACCCCTGAGGATGTCTCGCGTATCGTCTCGTATGCGGCCGAGCGGGGTATCACGGTGATCCCCAATCAGAACTCCCTGGGCCACATGGAACGGTGGTTCGCCCACCCGGAGTACCGTATCCTGGCCGAGAAACCCGAGGGGTTCATGGATCCGTGGGGGGTGTGGCGGGGGATCCCCACCACCCTTTGCCCTGTGGACGAGCGGGTCTTCCCTTTCCTCGAGGATCTCTTCTCCCAGCTCTTCCCCCTTTTTCCCGCAGGGTTATGCAATGTAGGCGGAGATGAGCCTTTCGAGTTCGGGGTAGGAAGGAGTGCGGAGGAGGTGAAGAGAAAGGGTGCGGCGAGGGTGTACCTTTCGTACATGCTCAGACTCAAGGGCATAGTGGAGCGGTTCGGGAAGAGGATGCAGATGTGGGGGGACTTCGTGCTCTCTCACCCCGAGATACTGGGGGAGCTCCCCCGTGACGTGGAGGTGGCCGACTGGGGGTACGAGGCGGACTATCCCTTCGAGCGGAACGCTGTCCTGCTCGCAGAGGCGGGGATCCCCTTTTCCACGTGTGTGGGAACTTCCTGCTGGCTCTCCCTGGGGGGACGATGGCCGAATGCCCGGGAGAACATGAGGCGCGGGATTCGGGCTGCGGCCGCCCATGGTGGAAAGGGGGCGCTCCTCACTGAGTGGGGTGATCAGGGACACTTCCAGCAGTGGGTCACGATGCTCCTCCCCCTCGTTGCCTATGCCCTGGCCTCGTGGCACACCTCGGTGTTGGATGACGTGGAGGAGTGGGAGGATGAGACCACCCGGGTACTCTCCTCCCACGTGTACGGGGATCCCTCCGGGGCCCTCGCAGAGGCGCACCTCCTCCTCTCCTCCCTCCCTACCATCGAGAAGGCCCACTTTCACAACAGCTCGCCCTTCGCGGTGTTGCTCATCGACCACGTGTATCCCTACTACCGGAAGGAATATCCTCGGCTCGCCAGCATGAGCTTCGATGAGGACAGGGAGCAGATCGAGCGTGCCTCTTCACTCATCGCGGGGGTGGAAGGCGGGGGAATCCTGGGGGATGAGCTCGACTTCACCGCCAGGATGTTGGGGTTCGCGGTGGAATTCGCACGGCACTTCCTCGCCACTCCCGACTTTTCGGTGGTGGAGATACCGCGGGAGGTGCGAAGGAGCCTCGCGGAGCATCTCGACGCGCTTCTCTTCGAGTACGAGGTGCGATGGAAGCTGAGGAACAGGGAGGGGGGATTCGAGGACAGTGTGGGGAGGTTACGGGCGCTCAGAAGCGTGCTCATGCATTGA
- a CDS encoding carbohydrate ABC transporter permease, whose amino-acid sequence MTVRERRELMGYFSLVGPALLLYTLILAYPVVFSLGLSFTDYNPNVEGTGKFVGVSHYLRMVRDPLFWHAFKNNLIVVAVSVFGQIPIGFVLAYILYRKMIRSPRFFQSVIFLPQFLSTIVVGILWKRLFEADGPVARLTQWFTRDPSAQFDYMLRPETVMYPIAFVLLWMYTGFYMVVFLANLQKLDAQLIEAAKIDGATEPQIFVKIIMPLLSGTILVSSILAIAGSLKSFDLIFAITDRGLTRQNALVLSIYMYQVGFHNYDDPLRFAYGATIANSIIFISVGLILLANFISRQFASRGVE is encoded by the coding sequence ATGACCGTTCGAGAACGAAGAGAACTGATGGGCTACTTTTCCCTGGTGGGGCCGGCCCTGCTCCTGTACACCCTCATTCTCGCCTATCCGGTGGTGTTCTCCCTCGGCTTGAGTTTCACGGACTACAATCCCAACGTCGAGGGTACGGGGAAGTTCGTGGGGGTGTCTCACTATCTGAGGATGGTCCGGGATCCCCTCTTCTGGCATGCCTTCAAGAACAATCTTATCGTAGTGGCGGTCTCGGTCTTCGGACAGATCCCCATAGGCTTCGTCCTCGCGTACATCCTCTATCGGAAGATGATACGCTCACCGAGATTCTTCCAGTCCGTGATCTTCCTCCCACAGTTTCTCTCCACGATCGTGGTGGGTATCCTCTGGAAACGCCTTTTCGAGGCGGATGGCCCGGTGGCGAGGCTCACTCAGTGGTTCACCCGAGATCCTTCGGCTCAGTTCGATTACATGTTGCGGCCGGAGACCGTGATGTATCCCATCGCCTTCGTGCTCCTGTGGATGTACACAGGGTTCTACATGGTGGTCTTCCTCGCCAATCTGCAGAAGCTCGACGCCCAGCTCATCGAGGCGGCGAAGATAGACGGGGCCACGGAGCCGCAGATCTTCGTGAAGATCATCATGCCCCTTCTGTCGGGGACCATCCTCGTCTCCTCCATACTCGCCATTGCAGGGTCGCTCAAGAGCTTCGATCTCATCTTTGCCATCACCGACAGGGGGCTCACCCGGCAGAATGCCCTGGTACTCTCGATCTACATGTATCAGGTGGGATTCCACAACTACGATGATCCCCTCCGCTTCGCCTACGGGGCGACGATCGCCAACAGCATCATCTTCATCAGCGTGGGACTCATCCTCCTCGCGAATTTCATATCGCGACAGTTCGCATCGAGAGGAGTGGAGTGA
- a CDS encoding PIG-L deacetylase family protein — protein MQVKIRDERTGEVITYERLAEAFPRWQPQERWLFISPHDDDVLIGGGILLQRALEEGVDVHVLVTTDGAQGYCDLSLRDSIVEVRREETTLAYRAIGVHQVHLLDFPDGSLHLFKGRRRAQDGDPGMIEGYTGLQNALTFFYRKLLPSRVFLMSLNDYHPDHKVVHEEAIISLFHAHNPIWAELGPPTGGFPRVYELAAYGDFVALPSIRVEGTEELKERKLRALDLFVSQKEIIASLVSILRERPAVEYVREYGFKLYDPAVYEAFFS, from the coding sequence ATGCAGGTAAAGATACGCGATGAACGCACGGGAGAAGTGATTACATACGAGCGGCTTGCCGAGGCCTTTCCTCGGTGGCAACCGCAGGAACGGTGGCTCTTCATATCTCCCCATGATGACGATGTGCTCATCGGCGGAGGTATTCTCCTTCAACGGGCACTGGAAGAGGGGGTGGATGTCCACGTCCTGGTGACCACGGACGGGGCGCAGGGGTACTGTGATCTCTCCCTCCGGGATTCTATTGTCGAAGTGCGGAGGGAGGAGACGACCCTCGCGTATCGAGCGATAGGGGTGCACCAGGTCCATCTCCTGGATTTTCCCGATGGGAGCCTTCATCTGTTCAAGGGAAGGCGGAGGGCTCAGGATGGTGATCCCGGGATGATCGAGGGGTACACGGGGCTTCAGAATGCTCTCACCTTTTTCTATCGGAAGCTCCTCCCTTCGCGGGTGTTCCTCATGTCCCTCAACGACTATCACCCGGACCACAAGGTGGTCCACGAGGAGGCCATTATCTCCTTGTTCCATGCGCACAATCCCATATGGGCGGAGCTCGGCCCACCCACCGGTGGATTCCCTCGGGTCTATGAGCTCGCCGCATACGGTGATTTCGTGGCCCTTCCTTCGATTCGCGTGGAGGGAACCGAGGAATTGAAGGAGCGAAAACTCCGGGCGCTCGATCTCTTCGTCTCCCAGAAGGAGATTATCGCCTCGCTGGTGTCCATCCTGAGGGAGCGTCCGGCGGTCGAGTATGTGAGGGAGTACGGTTTCAAGCTCTACGATCCTGCAGTGTATGAAGCGTTTTTCTCTTGA
- a CDS encoding carbohydrate ABC transporter permease, giving the protein MTGTNGTHIVEGKRSLPERVLIIVSRVFAYVFLGSWALVTLLPLFWLSYSSFKSNEELNRDIFAFPYELFDNLDDEYVVIRPNPTLRYPYDPKKDTRERLIIESTSIAPQRRIHVFFLPKDELPPHIASLEPGDTLRVRDLPPKFQRQIHWRTVFFNYISAISYGKLAGKFVNSVIYAGVSTVLIVLLSIMVGFGLSKFPFRRLSQIIGGYFGLGYLLSIPSIIIPLFLLMRSLHLVDTRIGVILVYTAFGLPLGVMLSTQFISGLPSSLVESAAIDGASVFRTFWSVILPMSMPVAVTIAIINGLGIWNEFVLVLVLASSEATKSLPVAVYAFTSLTSTQLGWQLAALVLVTLPVVILYLAFNKRITEGVVAGAIKG; this is encoded by the coding sequence ATGACAGGAACCAACGGCACGCACATCGTGGAAGGTAAGAGATCGCTTCCCGAGCGGGTGCTCATCATAGTCTCGAGGGTGTTCGCCTACGTGTTCCTCGGGTCATGGGCCCTGGTGACGCTTCTCCCCCTGTTCTGGCTCTCGTATTCCTCGTTCAAGTCGAACGAGGAGCTCAACAGGGACATCTTTGCGTTTCCGTACGAGCTTTTTGATAATCTCGATGACGAGTATGTGGTGATACGGCCCAACCCGACCCTCAGGTATCCATATGATCCTAAGAAGGATACGCGTGAGCGGCTCATCATCGAGTCCACCTCGATCGCCCCCCAGCGGCGGATCCACGTGTTCTTCCTTCCCAAGGACGAGTTGCCCCCGCACATCGCCTCCCTCGAACCGGGGGACACCCTGCGGGTGAGGGACCTTCCTCCAAAGTTTCAGCGCCAGATCCACTGGAGGACGGTGTTCTTCAACTACATCTCGGCGATCTCCTACGGAAAGCTGGCCGGTAAGTTTGTCAACAGCGTGATCTATGCGGGCGTGTCCACGGTGCTCATCGTGCTCTTGAGCATCATGGTGGGGTTTGGTCTCAGCAAGTTCCCCTTTCGGAGGCTCTCACAGATCATCGGTGGGTACTTCGGCTTGGGGTACCTCCTGAGCATTCCCTCGATCATCATCCCGCTGTTCCTTCTCATGAGGAGCCTGCACCTGGTGGACACCAGGATCGGGGTGATCCTCGTCTACACCGCCTTTGGGCTCCCTCTCGGGGTGATGCTCTCCACCCAGTTCATCTCGGGGCTTCCATCGAGCCTGGTGGAGTCCGCTGCGATAGACGGGGCCTCGGTCTTCAGGACGTTCTGGAGCGTGATCCTCCCCATGTCCATGCCGGTGGCGGTGACCATCGCCATCATCAACGGGCTGGGGATATGGAACGAGTTCGTGCTCGTGCTGGTGCTCGCGAGCTCCGAGGCGACCAAGTCGCTGCCTGTGGCGGTGTATGCCTTTACCTCGCTCACGAGCACACAGCTCGGGTGGCAGCTCGCCGCCCTCGTGCTGGTGACCCTTCCGGTGGTGATCCTGTATCTCGCCTTCAACAAGCGGATCACGGAGGGGGTCGTGGCCGGGGCGATCAAGGGGTGA